A window of Raineyella sp. W15-4 contains these coding sequences:
- a CDS encoding transglycosylase SLT domain-containing protein, which translates to MITMNVRRAPLLMTAAASGVLAAVAATPLVLHRQDSLEAVPAPPATATAAPTPDDLAARADQVTRDLDRPALDRVAAQQRLADAINANQQVLSDRAKAVADAKAAADKAAAAAAAKQAQSAGGRGSGSYSGAPRAVAQQIASAEFGWGAAQFQCYDQIIMRESEWNPAATNPSSGAYGIPQALPGSKMASAGSDWRTNPVTQIRWGLGYVKDRYGTPCQAWAFKSSHGWY; encoded by the coding sequence ATGATCACGATGAACGTACGCCGTGCCCCCCTGCTGATGACCGCCGCCGCATCCGGTGTCCTGGCCGCCGTCGCCGCGACACCCCTGGTGCTGCACCGGCAGGACTCCCTCGAAGCGGTCCCCGCCCCGCCGGCCACCGCCACGGCCGCCCCGACCCCTGACGACCTCGCGGCCCGGGCGGACCAGGTCACCCGCGACCTCGACCGCCCGGCGCTCGACCGGGTCGCCGCCCAGCAGCGGTTGGCCGACGCGATCAACGCCAACCAGCAGGTGCTGAGCGACCGGGCGAAGGCCGTGGCCGATGCCAAGGCCGCCGCGGACAAGGCGGCTGCCGCGGCAGCGGCCAAGCAGGCGCAGTCCGCGGGTGGCCGGGGATCGGGCTCCTACTCCGGGGCTCCCCGCGCCGTCGCCCAGCAGATCGCCTCGGCCGAGTTCGGCTGGGGCGCCGCCCAGTTCCAGTGCTACGACCAGATCATCATGCGCGAGTCGGAGTGGAACCCGGCGGCGACCAACCCCTCGTCCGGTGCGTACGGCATCCCGCAGGCCCTGCCCGGCTCGAAGATGGCCTCCGCCGGCTCCGATTGGCGCACCAACCCGGTCACCCAGATCCGCTGGGGCCTGGGCTACGTGAAGGACCGCTACGGCACCCCGTGCCAGGCTTGGGCGTTCAAGTCCTCCCACGGCTGGTACTGA
- a CDS encoding PhoH family protein, producing MQETTSTGRRTYVIDTSVLLSDPRALSRFEEHNVVVPIVVITELEAKRHHPELGYFARAALRFLDDLRVRHGHLDAPVPVNEQGGTLHVELNHTDPERLPVGFRLGDNDSRILAVAMNYKAEGADVTLVSKDLPLRVKASAVGLEADEYRNELVTDTGWTGMAEVEVGPGDLSRLYEEGVIDLDAARELPCHTGLVLLGGGSSALGRVTPGKQVRLVRPEVQAFGIHGRSAEQKVALDLLLDPSVGIVSLGGRAGTGKSALALCAGLEAVLEREQHEKVVVFRPLYAVGGQELGYLPGSEGEKMAPWAQAVFDTLGAVAHRHVIDEVLDRGLLEVLPLTHIRGRSLHDAFVIVDEAQSLERNVLLTVLSRVGQNSRVVLTHDVAQRDNLRVGRHDGIVAVVEKLKGHPLFAHVKLTRSERSPIAALVTELLEDPVL from the coding sequence GTGCAGGAGACCACCTCAACCGGGCGTCGTACGTACGTGATCGACACCTCGGTTCTGCTCAGTGATCCGCGGGCCCTCTCCCGATTCGAGGAGCACAACGTCGTGGTGCCGATCGTGGTGATCACCGAGCTGGAGGCCAAACGCCACCATCCCGAACTGGGCTACTTCGCCCGCGCCGCACTCCGTTTCCTGGACGACCTGCGGGTGCGCCACGGTCATCTGGACGCCCCGGTGCCGGTCAACGAGCAGGGCGGGACGCTCCATGTGGAGCTCAACCACACCGATCCGGAACGGCTGCCGGTCGGCTTCCGGTTGGGCGACAACGACTCGCGCATCCTCGCCGTCGCGATGAACTACAAGGCCGAGGGGGCCGATGTCACCCTGGTCTCCAAGGACCTGCCGCTGCGGGTCAAGGCCTCCGCCGTCGGCCTGGAGGCCGACGAGTACCGCAACGAGCTGGTCACCGACACCGGCTGGACCGGGATGGCCGAGGTCGAGGTCGGCCCCGGCGACCTGTCCCGGCTCTACGAGGAGGGCGTGATCGACCTCGACGCGGCCCGCGAGCTGCCCTGCCACACCGGCCTGGTGCTGCTCGGTGGCGGCTCCTCGGCGCTCGGCCGGGTCACCCCGGGCAAGCAGGTCCGGCTGGTCCGCCCCGAGGTGCAGGCCTTCGGTATCCATGGCCGTTCGGCCGAGCAGAAGGTCGCTCTCGACCTGCTGCTCGACCCGAGCGTGGGCATCGTCTCGCTGGGCGGGCGGGCCGGCACCGGCAAGTCGGCGCTGGCGTTGTGCGCGGGCCTGGAAGCGGTGCTGGAGCGCGAGCAGCACGAGAAGGTGGTCGTCTTCCGGCCGCTGTACGCCGTCGGTGGCCAGGAACTGGGCTACCTGCCGGGCAGTGAGGGGGAGAAGATGGCGCCGTGGGCGCAGGCGGTCTTCGACACCCTCGGCGCCGTCGCCCACCGCCACGTCATCGACGAGGTGCTCGACCGCGGTCTGCTCGAGGTGCTGCCACTGACCCACATCCGGGGCCGCTCCCTGCACGACGCCTTCGTCATCGTCGACGAGGCCCAGTCGCTGGAGCGCAACGTCCTGCTCACCGTGCTCAGCCGGGTGGGCCAGAACTCCCGGGTGGTGCTGACCCACGACGTGGCCCAGCGTGACAATCTGCGGGTCGGCCGGCACGACGGCATCGTGGCGGTGGTCGAGAAGCTCAAGGGCCACCCGCTGTTCGCCCATGTCAAGCTGACCCGCTCCGAGCGGTCGCCGATCGCCGCGCTGGTCACCGAACTGCTGGAGGATCCGGTGCTGTGA
- a CDS encoding isoprenyl transferase, with amino-acid sequence MSRLDSLRELIDRLHPATLLYSTYEHRLTAELDPVALPQHVAVLADGNRRWARANAPGQPLVTGYRAGAGKLKEFVEWCDELGIPIVTLWVLSTDNLRRAVSEELEPLLEVIADLVEGMAATGRWRVQPVGALDLLPCPVAERLRAVERATADSDGMHINVAVSYGGRHELRDAVRDLLREKAAEGRTIQDVAETLDIDEIGEHLYTAGQPDPDLIIRTSGEQRLSGFLMWQSAHSEFYFCEALWPDFRKVDFIRALRSYAQRERRYGR; translated from the coding sequence ATGTCCCGACTCGACAGCCTCCGCGAGCTGATCGACCGACTGCACCCCGCCACCCTGCTGTACTCGACCTATGAGCACCGGCTGACGGCGGAGCTCGATCCGGTCGCCCTCCCGCAGCACGTGGCCGTGCTGGCCGACGGCAACCGGCGCTGGGCTAGGGCGAACGCGCCCGGCCAGCCGCTGGTCACCGGCTACCGGGCGGGGGCCGGCAAGCTGAAGGAGTTCGTCGAGTGGTGCGACGAGCTCGGGATCCCGATCGTCACCCTGTGGGTGCTGTCGACCGACAACCTGCGCCGCGCGGTGTCCGAGGAGCTGGAACCACTGTTGGAGGTGATCGCCGACCTGGTGGAGGGGATGGCAGCCACCGGGCGGTGGCGGGTGCAGCCGGTGGGGGCGCTCGACCTGCTGCCCTGCCCGGTGGCCGAGCGGCTGCGGGCGGTCGAGCGGGCCACCGCGGACTCCGACGGCATGCACATCAACGTCGCCGTGTCGTACGGGGGGCGCCATGAACTGCGTGACGCGGTCCGCGACCTGCTGCGGGAGAAGGCCGCCGAGGGCCGGACGATCCAGGACGTCGCCGAGACCCTCGACATCGACGAGATCGGCGAGCACCTCTACACGGCCGGGCAGCCGGACCCGGACCTGATCATCCGCACCTCGGGGGAACAACGGCTGTCGGGGTTCCTGATGTGGCAGTCGGCGCACAGCGAGTTCTACTTCTGCGAGGCGCTGTGGCCGGACTTCCGCAAGGTCGACTTCATCCGCGCCCTGCGGTCGTACGCCCAGCGAGAACGTCGCTACGGCCGCTGA
- the trhA gene encoding PAQR family membrane homeostasis protein TrhA: MPGPRLTRPAGFAGPVKPRARGWIHTAMAPLMLLTGIGLMIWAPDLPLRAAVAVYLLSALELFGCSALYHRFYWGPGATAVLRRLDHSNIFVFIAGTYTPLAVAMLHGADRIVLLSVVWGTAVLGVLFRVFWLTAPRWLYTLLYIVMGWTAVWWLPTFWRVGGPGVVVLLLAGGLVYTAGAVVYARKSPDPSPTWFGYHEIFHAATAVAAICHAVAIGLAIGRV, from the coding sequence ATGCCAGGACCACGACTGACCCGGCCCGCCGGCTTCGCCGGCCCGGTGAAGCCCAGGGCCCGGGGGTGGATCCACACCGCGATGGCGCCGCTGATGCTGCTCACCGGCATCGGCCTGATGATCTGGGCGCCGGACCTGCCGCTGCGCGCGGCCGTCGCGGTGTACCTGCTCTCCGCCCTCGAGCTGTTCGGCTGTTCCGCCCTCTACCACCGGTTCTACTGGGGCCCCGGCGCCACCGCGGTACTGCGCCGGCTGGATCACTCCAACATCTTCGTCTTCATCGCCGGCACCTACACCCCGCTCGCCGTGGCGATGCTGCACGGCGCCGACCGGATCGTGTTGCTGTCCGTGGTCTGGGGGACGGCGGTGCTCGGGGTGCTGTTCCGGGTCTTCTGGCTCACCGCGCCGCGCTGGCTCTACACCCTGCTGTACATCGTGATGGGCTGGACCGCCGTCTGGTGGCTGCCGACGTTCTGGCGGGTCGGTGGCCCCGGCGTGGTCGTCCTGCTGCTCGCCGGCGGCCTGGTCTACACGGCGGGCGCGGTGGTCTACGCCCGGAAGTCGCCCGACCCCAGCCCCACCTGGTTCGGGTACCACGAGATCTTCCATGCGGCCACCGCGGTAGCCGCGATCTGTCACGCGGTGGCGATCGGTCTGGCGATCGGCCGGGTCTGA
- a CDS encoding thioredoxin domain-containing protein has product MVNRLAHAISPYLLQHATNPVDWQPWGAEAFEEARRRDVPILLSVGYASCHWCHVMAHESFEDEETARLINDHFVAVKVDREERPDVDAVYLNATQALSGQGGWPMTVFCTPDGEPFQAGTYYPPEPRHGQPGFRQLLGAVARAWAEQRDAVVESAHQVVDHVTDATVLTPAMIPATLGAEDVEMAWGRLLPEYDAVDGGFGRAPKFPTAMVHEALLRMSQAGALPQHQREQAAEMAFDSLEAMARGGLCDQIGGGFHRYSVDAQWVVPHFEKMLYDNALLLPAYAHAAALVEDRRKALFSRVAEDLVDWLVREMTTPDGAFAAALDADSPDPLGQSSEGEYYIWNPAQIQQILGERDYHDVLRLFRVTDPGTFEGYASTLQLPVDPDQVGPDGVRLYHRARAVLREVREHRAAPARDDKVVASWNGWMVSGLVRAAQWLDRPAWLRAARRAAEVVWDVHLVDGRLRRVSRDGVVSEAPATLDDHGALAEACGLLAEATGEPIWADRARQLVALAEDHFAAGDGGWWDTADDAGGLWLRPRALDDNATPSGVAAMVAALRQLTRVTGEEAYDARADRAVRTQAQLLRTAPRFAGMALADTVDRLVQGS; this is encoded by the coding sequence ATGGTCAACCGACTCGCCCACGCCATCAGCCCGTATCTGCTGCAGCACGCGACCAACCCGGTGGACTGGCAGCCGTGGGGAGCGGAGGCCTTCGAGGAGGCCCGTCGGCGGGACGTGCCGATCCTGCTGTCGGTCGGCTACGCCTCCTGCCACTGGTGCCACGTGATGGCCCACGAGTCGTTCGAGGACGAGGAGACGGCCCGGCTGATCAACGACCACTTCGTCGCCGTCAAGGTCGACCGCGAGGAACGGCCCGACGTCGACGCCGTCTACCTGAACGCCACCCAGGCGCTGAGCGGCCAGGGCGGCTGGCCGATGACCGTCTTCTGCACCCCGGACGGGGAACCGTTCCAGGCGGGCACGTACTACCCGCCGGAACCTCGCCACGGCCAGCCGGGCTTCCGGCAACTCTTGGGCGCGGTGGCCCGGGCCTGGGCCGAGCAGCGCGACGCCGTCGTCGAATCCGCCCACCAAGTGGTGGACCACGTCACCGACGCCACCGTTCTCACTCCCGCGATGATCCCCGCGACCCTGGGCGCCGAGGACGTCGAGATGGCCTGGGGACGGCTGCTGCCCGAGTACGACGCGGTCGACGGCGGGTTCGGCCGGGCCCCGAAGTTCCCTACGGCGATGGTGCACGAGGCGCTGCTGCGGATGTCACAGGCCGGGGCGCTGCCGCAGCACCAGCGCGAGCAGGCCGCCGAGATGGCCTTCGATTCGCTGGAGGCGATGGCCCGCGGCGGGCTGTGCGACCAGATCGGCGGCGGATTCCACCGCTACAGCGTCGATGCGCAGTGGGTGGTGCCGCACTTCGAGAAGATGCTCTACGACAACGCCCTGCTGCTGCCGGCGTACGCCCATGCCGCCGCGCTCGTCGAGGACCGGCGGAAGGCGCTGTTCAGCCGGGTGGCCGAGGACCTGGTCGACTGGCTGGTCCGGGAGATGACCACCCCGGACGGGGCGTTCGCGGCGGCCCTGGACGCCGATTCCCCCGACCCGCTCGGCCAGTCGAGCGAGGGCGAGTACTACATCTGGAACCCGGCCCAGATCCAGCAGATCCTCGGTGAGCGGGACTACCACGACGTGCTGCGGTTGTTCCGGGTGACCGATCCGGGCACCTTCGAGGGCTACGCGTCCACGCTGCAGCTGCCGGTCGATCCCGACCAGGTCGGTCCCGACGGGGTGCGGCTGTACCACCGCGCCCGGGCCGTGTTGCGCGAGGTGCGGGAACACCGCGCGGCCCCCGCACGCGACGACAAGGTCGTCGCCTCCTGGAACGGCTGGATGGTGTCCGGGCTGGTCCGGGCCGCTCAGTGGCTGGACCGCCCGGCCTGGCTCCGGGCCGCCCGGAGGGCCGCCGAGGTGGTCTGGGACGTCCATCTGGTGGACGGCCGGCTGCGACGGGTGAGCCGGGACGGCGTGGTCTCCGAGGCACCCGCGACGCTGGACGACCACGGCGCGCTGGCGGAGGCCTGCGGGCTGCTCGCCGAGGCCACCGGGGAGCCCATCTGGGCGGACCGCGCTCGGCAGTTGGTGGCGCTGGCCGAGGATCACTTCGCCGCCGGTGACGGCGGCTGGTGGGACACCGCGGACGATGCCGGTGGGTTGTGGCTGCGCCCGCGGGCCCTCGACGACAACGCGACCCCGTCCGGGGTGGCCGCCATGGTGGCGGCGCTGCGCCAGCTCACCCGGGTGACCGGGGAGGAGGCGTACGACGCCCGGGCCGACCGGGCGGTGCGGACCCAGGCACAGCTGCTGCGGACCGCCCCCCGGTTCGCCGGGATGGCGCTGGCGGACACGGTGGACCGGCTCGTCCAGGGCTCCTGA
- a CDS encoding DUF2786 domain-containing protein produces MSTGSMTDMASFRRRLQGAGSAPAEWTEETTALYAAEDRLIRWVEDGSVRLDGTTWLPEPDPLFHDVKEVARFCDAACDRLGVPRVEVRARKGPTRAEYQAPLMEIAVPPAEIGGAWALRGIVVIHELAHHLVAVGGKQEGGPHGASFRLRMTHALELLGFPGQAKLLGLALATDHAPPEQSVWRDRIAAILRQAEATTHRAEAETFVSRAQELATRHAIDLALLQARDRAAGEAARAGELPEEQSVVIGRSGQRWLRLYCTLFMAVARANDVEFLLARDSTRMYAHGMPSDITMTIALYESLRAQMVASATRWMATGDWKRETTVLVEGYRLAQPPVHWSTAKTSFYEGFVASIAERLAESRRRAEEEAVRAERLGGADPAATRREGTAAGNGAASAGDPGSVLPGSAALHSTAVVLAAKREQVRAFHQQVVERIRPGRWRGNDRGPSGWSEAGARAGREAGRRAAVGRARGELPR; encoded by the coding sequence ATGAGTACGGGATCGATGACGGACATGGCGTCGTTCCGGCGCAGGCTGCAGGGAGCGGGCTCTGCCCCGGCCGAGTGGACCGAGGAGACCACCGCGCTGTACGCGGCCGAGGATCGGCTGATCCGGTGGGTGGAGGACGGGAGTGTACGCCTCGACGGGACGACCTGGCTGCCGGAGCCGGACCCGCTGTTCCACGACGTCAAGGAGGTGGCGCGGTTCTGCGATGCGGCATGCGATCGGCTCGGGGTGCCACGGGTGGAGGTGCGGGCCCGGAAGGGCCCGACGCGGGCCGAGTACCAGGCGCCGTTGATGGAGATCGCCGTGCCGCCCGCCGAGATCGGCGGGGCCTGGGCGTTGCGCGGGATCGTGGTGATCCACGAGCTGGCCCACCACCTGGTCGCCGTCGGCGGGAAGCAGGAGGGCGGGCCGCACGGGGCGTCGTTCCGGCTGCGGATGACCCACGCGCTGGAGCTGCTCGGATTTCCCGGGCAGGCGAAGCTGCTCGGGCTCGCCCTGGCGACCGATCACGCCCCGCCGGAGCAGTCGGTGTGGCGCGACCGGATCGCGGCGATCCTGCGTCAGGCCGAGGCGACGACGCACCGGGCGGAGGCGGAGACATTCGTCAGCCGGGCCCAGGAACTGGCCACCCGGCACGCCATCGACCTGGCGCTGCTGCAGGCCCGGGATCGGGCCGCCGGCGAGGCCGCCCGAGCCGGGGAACTGCCCGAGGAACAGAGCGTCGTGATCGGCCGGTCGGGTCAGCGGTGGCTGCGGCTCTACTGCACCCTCTTCATGGCGGTCGCCCGGGCCAACGACGTGGAGTTCCTGCTGGCCCGCGACTCGACCCGGATGTACGCCCACGGGATGCCTTCCGACATCACCATGACGATCGCCCTCTACGAGTCGCTGCGCGCCCAGATGGTCGCCTCCGCGACCCGCTGGATGGCCACCGGGGACTGGAAGCGGGAGACCACGGTGCTGGTGGAGGGGTATCGCCTCGCTCAGCCGCCGGTGCACTGGTCGACCGCGAAGACTTCCTTCTACGAAGGCTTCGTCGCCTCGATCGCGGAACGACTGGCCGAGTCCCGCCGCCGTGCCGAGGAAGAGGCCGTCCGCGCCGAGCGACTGGGCGGGGCGGACCCGGCCGCGACGAGGAGAGAGGGGACAGCGGCGGGGAACGGCGCGGCGTCGGCCGGCGACCCGGGGTCGGTCCTGCCCGGTTCGGCAGCCCTGCACAGTACGGCCGTCGTGCTGGCCGCCAAGCGCGAGCAGGTGCGGGCCTTCCACCAGCAGGTGGTCGAGCGGATCCGCCCGGGACGGTGGCGCGGCAACGACCGCGGCCCGAGCGGCTGGTCCGAGGCCGGTGCCCGGGCCGGCCGGGAGGCCGGTCGACGGGCAGCGGTCGGGCGGGCGCGGGGGGAGCTGCCACGCTAG
- a CDS encoding alpha/beta hydrolase — protein MNQLPLWDGPVHDIPEGIDTLVEAMNGTRLCVQVFGAPDAPLQVQLEGRGAQLISLSREFCVDLAARGFRVVRVDNRDAGRSQKFPDRPYDLTTMADDVAGLIEVFGGEPATVCGRSLGGMVAQLVALRHPRLTAGLGLFYTAPRSGRAVAADSPAAASGGSAAEAVPGETEWVEDFVNSVLPLGGSLYPYDPQALIRLGHRLYVRDHDPAGERRQDRAMARTPDWSAELAGITVPTAILHGDEDEVIPLSEAEELHLLIPHSTLRVLWGMGHGQPAQLDTVFVDTCAALRAPC, from the coding sequence ATGAACCAGCTGCCGCTGTGGGACGGGCCCGTGCACGACATCCCCGAGGGGATCGACACGCTGGTCGAGGCGATGAACGGGACCCGGCTGTGCGTCCAGGTGTTCGGCGCCCCCGACGCTCCGCTGCAGGTGCAGCTGGAGGGCCGGGGCGCCCAGCTGATCAGCCTGTCACGCGAGTTCTGCGTGGACCTCGCGGCGCGGGGCTTCCGGGTGGTCCGGGTCGACAACCGGGACGCCGGCCGGTCGCAGAAGTTCCCCGACCGGCCGTACGACCTGACCACGATGGCGGACGACGTGGCCGGGCTGATCGAGGTCTTCGGCGGGGAACCGGCGACGGTCTGCGGCCGCTCCCTCGGCGGCATGGTCGCCCAGCTGGTCGCGCTGCGTCACCCGCGGCTGACGGCCGGGCTCGGGCTGTTCTACACCGCGCCTCGCAGCGGCCGGGCGGTCGCCGCGGACAGCCCGGCCGCAGCCTCCGGCGGATCCGCCGCGGAAGCGGTCCCCGGGGAGACGGAGTGGGTGGAGGACTTCGTCAACTCCGTGCTGCCGCTGGGCGGCTCGCTCTACCCGTACGATCCGCAGGCGCTGATCCGGCTCGGCCACCGGCTCTACGTCCGCGACCACGATCCGGCCGGCGAGCGGCGGCAGGACCGGGCGATGGCCCGGACCCCCGACTGGTCGGCGGAGCTGGCCGGGATCACCGTCCCCACCGCGATCCTGCACGGCGACGAGGACGAGGTGATCCCGCTGTCCGAGGCCGAGGAACTGCACCTGCTGATCCCCCACAGCACCCTGCGGGTGCTGTGGGGGATGGGTCACGGTCAGCCGGCGCAGTTGGACACGGTGTTCGTCGACACCTGCGCCGCGCTCAGAGCACCTTGCTGA
- a CDS encoding amino acid ABC transporter ATP-binding protein yields MIVVTDLAKSFGDNHVLHDVDLTIKEGEVVAIIGPSGAGKSTFLRCLNKLEDVSSGHVVVNGHDLTSKDTNLDAVRQDIGMVFQHFNLFPHMSVLENVMLAPVELHRAAREQARAQAAALLARVGLAEKADARPDQLSGGQKQRVAIARALAMQPDIMLFDEATSALDPEMVGEVLAVIRDLADRGMTMVLVTHEMGFAREVADRVVFMADGVIKEQGTPAEIFDHPQDPRTKDFLSKVL; encoded by the coding sequence ATCATCGTGGTCACCGACCTCGCCAAGTCCTTCGGCGACAACCACGTCCTCCACGACGTCGACCTGACGATCAAGGAGGGGGAGGTGGTCGCGATCATCGGCCCCTCCGGCGCCGGGAAATCCACCTTCCTGCGCTGCCTCAACAAGCTGGAGGACGTCAGCTCCGGCCACGTCGTGGTCAACGGGCACGACCTGACGTCGAAGGACACGAACCTCGACGCGGTGCGCCAGGACATCGGCATGGTCTTCCAGCACTTCAACCTGTTCCCGCACATGTCGGTGCTGGAGAACGTCATGCTGGCCCCGGTGGAACTGCATCGGGCCGCTCGGGAGCAGGCCCGCGCCCAGGCTGCGGCGCTGCTGGCCCGGGTCGGACTCGCCGAGAAGGCCGACGCCCGCCCCGACCAGCTGTCCGGCGGTCAGAAGCAGCGGGTGGCGATCGCCCGAGCACTGGCGATGCAGCCCGACATCATGCTCTTCGACGAGGCCACCAGTGCGCTGGACCCGGAGATGGTCGGCGAGGTGCTGGCCGTCATCCGGGACCTGGCCGACCGGGGCATGACGATGGTGCTGGTCACCCACGAGATGGGCTTCGCCCGCGAGGTGGCCGACCGGGTGGTCTTCATGGCCGACGGGGTGATCAAGGAGCAGGGCACGCCCGCGGAGATCTTCGACCACCCGCAGGACCCGCGGACCAAGGACTTCCTCAGCAAGGTGCTCTGA
- a CDS encoding amino acid ABC transporter substrate-binding protein/permease, whose amino-acid sequence MRHLFDRHRRAPVVAALAALLFLLAAPFARAATPAPNPNNKPAQGKHYVIGTDTTFAPFEFRSESGEMVGIDMDLLRAIAKDQGFTVDIRSLGFDAAVQALQSRQVDAVMAGMSITDARKKVFDFSDAYYDSGVQFAAPKTSAVASLADLRGKRVAVKTGTAGADYAESIKAQYGFTTVAFSQTADMVNDVTAGSSAAYVDDYPVVAYSIQQGAPMKLVGDKAPAGSYGVAVNKGTDPELIEAFDQGLANVRANGQYDQILAKYLGEQGTTQRSGFFTLLADTFPTLMKGLGITVAAAALSIAIAMVLGIVFGFLKVSGNAVLTGIASVYVWIFRGTPVLVQVFFFYFGIPAVTGVTLTALTAGVLTLSLNAGAYMTEIVRGGIQGVDRGQMEAARSLGLPYLKSMRKVVLPQAIKIMTPSFINQFIITLKDTSLLAVIGLAELTYMGQQIIARNFRSFEMWLIIGVIYFIVIGLLTVASNQVDKRFNK is encoded by the coding sequence ATGCGACACCTCTTCGATCGGCACCGTCGTGCCCCGGTCGTGGCCGCCCTGGCGGCGCTCCTGTTCCTGCTCGCCGCCCCGTTCGCGCGAGCGGCGACGCCCGCGCCGAACCCGAACAACAAGCCGGCCCAGGGCAAGCATTATGTGATCGGCACCGACACCACCTTCGCCCCGTTCGAGTTCCGTTCGGAGAGTGGCGAGATGGTCGGCATCGACATGGACCTGCTCCGCGCCATCGCCAAGGACCAGGGCTTCACCGTCGACATCCGATCCCTCGGCTTCGACGCCGCGGTGCAGGCGCTGCAGTCCCGGCAGGTGGATGCGGTGATGGCCGGGATGTCCATCACCGACGCCCGGAAGAAGGTCTTCGACTTCTCCGACGCCTACTACGACTCGGGTGTCCAGTTCGCCGCGCCGAAGACCTCCGCGGTCGCCTCCCTGGCGGACCTGCGTGGCAAGCGGGTCGCGGTGAAGACCGGCACTGCGGGGGCGGACTACGCCGAGTCGATCAAGGCGCAGTACGGGTTCACCACGGTGGCGTTCTCGCAGACCGCCGACATGGTCAACGACGTGACCGCCGGCAGTTCCGCGGCGTACGTCGACGACTACCCGGTGGTCGCGTACTCGATCCAGCAGGGTGCGCCGATGAAGCTGGTCGGCGACAAGGCGCCGGCCGGCTCGTACGGTGTCGCGGTCAACAAGGGCACCGATCCCGAGCTCATCGAGGCGTTCGACCAGGGGCTGGCGAACGTCCGGGCGAACGGCCAGTACGACCAGATCCTTGCGAAGTACCTGGGCGAGCAGGGCACCACCCAGCGCTCCGGGTTCTTCACCCTGCTCGCCGACACCTTCCCGACCCTGATGAAGGGCCTGGGGATCACCGTCGCTGCAGCGGCCCTCTCGATCGCCATCGCGATGGTGCTCGGCATCGTCTTCGGCTTCCTCAAGGTCTCCGGCAACGCGGTGCTCACCGGCATCGCCTCGGTCTACGTCTGGATCTTCCGCGGCACCCCGGTGCTGGTCCAGGTGTTCTTCTTCTACTTCGGCATCCCGGCCGTCACCGGGGTGACGCTCACCGCGCTCACCGCCGGCGTGCTGACGCTGAGCCTCAACGCCGGCGCGTACATGACCGAGATCGTCCGCGGCGGCATCCAGGGCGTCGACCGGGGCCAGATGGAAGCCGCCCGGTCGCTGGGCCTGCCGTACCTGAAGTCGATGCGGAAGGTGGTGCTGCCGCAGGCGATCAAGATCATGACGCCGTCGTTCATCAACCAGTTCATCATCACCCTGAAGGACACCTCGCTGCTGGCCGTCATCGGCCTGGCCGAGCTCACCTACATGGGCCAGCAGATCATCGCCCGCAACTTCCGCTCCTTCGAGATGTGGCTGATCATCGGCGTCATCTACTTCATCGTGATCGGTCTGCTGACGGTCGCGTCCAACCAGGTCGACAAGAGGTTCAACAAGTGA